The Porites lutea chromosome 4, jaPorLute2.1, whole genome shotgun sequence genome contains a region encoding:
- the LOC140935462 gene encoding galanin receptor type 1-like yields MVRLPESQELWDEQSGAFSITVVFYGLIFVIGVVGNGMVVALIVFLRRRGQSSSVQLFLVHLAISDLMVCLLCVPLTIFSNFHYPNEYHVRDIGLCKLSRFMQNLGPVISVSLLTVISIDRYMTFVRQELTPVQRGWYLRPSWLTLFAWIYGTVQNLPVFHSAEVFPIDYKNETIYYCTTTQSKRLFGRIYLAVSVLLGFVIPFATMTISYYRVIRVVWTRKRRLSSSLDAKSNATIANEKLLERTGKKVLRVLLIVVICFVICWLPFTLYHGILERYLREFPNPMDAVRLITYGVGLANSTCNPFIYYFNVGGKSFHSIKRRFVEAMRDKTRKSSSSAERSENLERFEVSMHVVELDFPRKSSAYPKPNDTLDNNSVPFAYSNNLPGSEEDDKTFNTRF; encoded by the exons ATGGTTCGCTTGCCAGAGAGCCAAGAGCTTTGGGACGAGCAAAGTGGTGCGTTTTCTATAACTGTCGTTTTTTATG GATTAATTTTTGTCATTGGAGTAGTTGGCAATGGAATGGTCGTAGCTTTGATCGTTTTCCTTCGCCGGCGAGGTCAATCATCATCTGTCCAGTTATTTCTCGTTCACCTGGCCATTTCTGATCTGATGGTATGCCTACTGTGTGTTCCGTTGACCATTTTTAGTAATTTTCACTACCCCAATGAGTACCATGTCAGAGACATTGGCTTGTGTAAGCTTTCTCGCTTCATGCAG AATCTTGGACCAGTAATTTCCGTAAGCTTATTGACAGTCATAAGTATCGACCGCTACATGACGTTTGTAAGGCAAGAACTAACCCCTGTCCAGAGGGGTTGGTATCTAAGACCTTCGTGGCTGACTTTGTTTGCTTGGATCTACGGTACAGTTCAAAACCTTCCAGTGTTCCACTCAGCTGAAGTTTTCCCTATTGACTATAAGAACGAGACAATATACTACTGCACCACCACACAAAGCAAGAGACTCTTTGGGAGGATTTACCTTGCGGTATCTGTCTTACTTGGGTTTGTGATACCTTTTGCAACCATGACCATATCATACTATCGTGTAATAAGAGTGGTATGGACCAGAAAACGCAGATTGTCATCTTCCTTGGACGCTAAATCTAACGCCACGATAGCGAACGAAAAGCTCCTAGAGCGTACCGGAAAGAAGGTCCTTCGtgttttattgattgttgtTATTTGCTTTGTAATTTGCTGGCTACCGTTTACTCTCTATCATGGTATACTAGAACGATATCTGAGGGAATTTCCAAACCCTATGGATGCAGTGCGGCTTATTACCTATGGAGTGGGCCTGGCAAACTCGACTTGCAATCCGTTCATTTACTATTTCAACGTTGGTGGAAAATCATTTCACTCCATTAAAAGAAGGTTCGTAGAGGCGATGagagacaaaacaagaaagTCATCCAGCAGTGCCGAGAGAAGCGAAAACCTTGAAAGATTTGAAGTTTCCATGCATGTAGTGGAGTTGGACTTTCCACGAAAAAGTTCGGCTTATCCTAAACCCAACGACACATTAGACAATAATTCCGTACCTTTTGCATATAGCAACAATCTTCCAGGTTCTGAAGAGGATGATAAGACATTTAATACCCGTTTCTAG
- the LOC140934567 gene encoding uncharacterized protein yields the protein MVIFLGEKGVTGLPGQDGKVGIKGEKGSPGVKGEKGIPGSCDAKSLSSIKSAFCSADCSTGFHFFEKFQDLPTRGAVAVEHFTINGSLFLAFANYHGDIKKYKTGSMIYKIDESTGSFSLYQTLQTRGAYDLEYFSIGNKHFLAFAYYYDGTHQLDSTIYQWNGKLFDTFQKVPTNGATHFTYFKMHAEHYLAVANYYDGSAHSTNSVIYKWSSGKFNKFQDIPTEGAMGCTAFVINNDTFISFANYYNSRHNHSVQSTVFKWSGKHFAKFQSLQMFGTFDVKYFNINGHTFLAFANFYSGSKHNIDSFFYKWNGNKFVLFQSIPTRGAIAWYPFVIGTHTYLGLSNHKDDSQGYVTKSVVYQASGANFVKYQEILTTGAHYMMSFEYKGHTYLVVANHKNGQKYNLNSALYKWV from the exons ATGGTTATATTCTTG GGTGAAAAGGGAGTAACAGGGCTGCCTGGACAAGATGGAAAGGTTGGTATTAAG GGCGAGAAAGGATCTCCTGGAGtcaaaggagaaaaaggaaTTCCAGGATCTTGTGATGCTAAG aGCTTATCGTCGATTAAATCAGCCTTTTGTTCAGCCG ATTGCTCCACTGGTTTCCACTTTTTCGAGAAATTTCAAGATCTTCCAACCCGAGGAGCAGTAGCCGTGGAACATTTCACCATTAACGGAAGTCTGTTTCTTGCTTTTGCGAACTATCATGGGGATATTAAAAAATACAAGACAGGTTCCATGATCTACAAGATAGACGAGTCAACTGGAAGTTTCTCTTTGTACCAGACCCTACAAACTAGAGGGGCATATGACCTCGAGTACTTTTCAATCGGTAACAAACACTTCCTTGCCTTTGCTTATTATTACGATGGAACTCACCAGCTGGACTCTACAATCTATCAGTGGAATGGTAAGCTGTTTGATACATTTCAAAAAGTACCTACAAACGGAGCAACCCACTTCACGTACTTCAAGATGCATGCGGAACATTATCTCGCAGTAGCAAACTATTATGACGGAAGTGCCCATTCTACAAACTCAGTAATTTACAAATGGAGTAGCGGCAAGTTTAACAAATTTCAAGACATACCAACTGAAGGTGCCATGGGTTGTACGGCGTTTGTGATAAACAACGAcactttcatttcttttgcaaACTATTACAACTCCCGACACAATCATTCTGTTCAGTCTACTGTGTTCAAATGGTCAGGAAAACACTTTGCCAAATTCCAGTctcttcaaatgtttggaacGTTCGATGTCAAGTATTTCAACATCAACGGACACACGTTCCTCGCCTTTGCAAACTTTTACTCTGGAAGTAAACACAACATCGACTCCTTCTTTTACAAGTGGAATGGCAACAAGTTCGTCCTGTTCCAGTCCATTCCTACTCGTGGGGCCATCGCCTGGTATCCATTTGTGATCGGTACTCACACGTACCTGGGTTTGTCTAACCACAAAGATGACAGTCAGGGATATGTCACTAAATCAGTTGTGTACCAGGCCTCTGGAGCTAATTTTGTTAAGTACCAAGAGATTCTAACCACTGGGGCACATTATATGATGTCATTTGAGTACAAAGGTCATACTTACTTGGTAGTGGCAAACCATAAAAACGGTCAAAAGTACAACTTAAACAGCGCCCTGTACAAATGGGTGTAG